From Epinephelus lanceolatus isolate andai-2023 chromosome 12, ASM4190304v1, whole genome shotgun sequence, the proteins below share one genomic window:
- the agxtb gene encoding alanine--glyoxylate and serine--pyruvate aminotransferase b, which yields MQRALFSRSALLAQQAATALDSPLAARSAPLLQRLDRSMSSVTIPPPACMLRPLEAPLRYLFGPGPSNVPPRILAAQGRPIIGHLHPEMYEIMNDIKRGIQYVFQTENNMTIAMSGSGHAAMECAVFNTVEPGESVVIAINGIWGERVAEIAERMGANVHRMVKAPGGYFSNKEIEQAIEKHKPVLFFLTHGESSAGLCHPVDGIGDICEKHNCLFLVDTVASLGAAPIFMDKQNIDILYSGSQKALNAPPGTAPISFNDRACHKMFNRKTKPVSYLFDMTHLSNYWGCDGQPARVYHHTGPVSGFFALREGLAIVAEKGLEESWRKHKEVAAYLYRGLEDLGLKLFIPERDLRLPSVTTIAIPEGYNWRELLAYIMKHHQMEMTGGLGPSIGMVMRIGLMGYNCEKRNADMALHALADALKNCKKSKA from the exons ATGCAGCGGGCTTTGTTCAGCCGGAGCGCGCTGCTCGCCCAGCAGGCAGCAACGGCCCTTGACAGTCCGCTGGCCGCAAGGAGCGCGCCTCTGCTGCAGCGACTGGACCGCTCCATGTCCTCCGTCACCATCCCGCCGCCGGCGTGCATGCTCCGGCCGCTGGAGGCTCCACTGCGTTACCTGTTCGGACCGGGACCCTCAAATGTTCCTCCACGTATCTTAGCTGCACAGGGCAGGCCGATCATTGGTCACCTGCACCCAGAAATGTATGAG ATCATGAATGACATCAAGCGAGGGATCCAGTACGTCTTTCAGACAGAGAACAACATGACTATAGCTATGAGCGGATCGGGGCACGCGGCCATGGAGTGTGCAGTGTTCAATACGGTGGAGCCCGGAGAGAGCGTGGTCATTGCCATCAACGGAATCTGGGGAGAGCGCGTTGCAGAAATAGCAGAGAGAATGG gtGCCAATGTACATAGAATGGTAAAAGCACCCGGTGGATATTTCAGCAATAAAGAAATTGAACAG GCCATAGAAAAACACAAGCCTGTCCTGTTTTTCCTCACACATGGAGAGTCCTCTGCTGGCCTCTGTCACCCAGTCGATGGCATTGGAGACATCTGTGAAAA ACATAACTGTCTCTTCCTGGTGGACACAGTCGCATCTCTTGGTGCAGCACCAATTTTTATGGACAAGCAAA ATATTGACATCCTGTACAGTGGTTCTCAGAAGGCTCTGAATGCACCTCCTGGTACAGCACCCATCTCCTTTAATGACagagcatg CCACAAGATGTTTAACAGGAAAACAAAACCAGTATCCTACCTCTTTGATATGACACATTTGTCCAACTACTGGGGTTGTGATGGTCAACCAGCCAGAGT ATATCACCACACTGGTCCAGTGTCTGGATTCTTCGCCCTGAGAGAGGGTCTGGCAATTGTTGCTGAGAAG GGGCTTGAAGAGTCCTggaggaaacacaaagaggtggCAGCCTATCTGTACAGAGGACTGGAGGACTTGGGCCTGAAGCTCTTCATCCCTGAACGG GACCTGAGGCTTCCCTCTGTCACCACCATCGCCATCCCTGAAGGCTACAACTGGAGGGAGCTGCTGGCCTACATAATGAAACACCACCAGATGGAGATGACCGGAGGCCTGGGCCCTTCCATTGGCATG GTGATGAGAATCGGATTGATGGGATACAACTGCGAGAAGAGGAATGCTGACATGGCACTGCATGCCCTGGCAGACGCTCTCAAGAACTGCAAAAAAAGCAAAGCTTAA
- the thap4 gene encoding peroxynitrite isomerase THAP4, which translates to MACPVNHTASVELNPAILPLDWLLGTWVSDEPGEGCFPSIKPFRYIETLTFSHVGQPVINFMFNAFHAETKKPMHRECGFIRMQPGANKVAFIIAQNSGLVEIEEGELTAQQLNLQSQALARISFAKKPFVQKISRVFQLRPDGRLEQTVSMATDNQPLMQHLHITYRRSS; encoded by the exons ATGGCGTGTCCTGTAAACCACACAG cGTCAGTGGAGCTGAACCCAGCCATCCTCCCTCTAGACTGGCTCCTGGGTACCTGGGTGTCAGATGAACCTGGAGAGGGCTGTTTTCCCTCCATAAAACCTTTCCGCTACATAGAGACACTGACCTTCAGCCATGTGGGACAACCAGTCATCAACTTCAT GTTCAATGCCTTCCATGCAGAGACCAAGAAGCCTATGCACAGAGAGTGTGGCTTCATTCGAATGCAGCCGGGAGCCAACAAAGTGGCGTTCATCATTGCACAAAACTCAG gtctgGTGGAGATTGAGGAGGGAGAGCTGACAGCGCAGCAGCTGAACCTGCAGAGCCAGGCTCTGGCCAGAATCTCTTTTGCCAAGAAGCCATTTGTACAGAAG ATTTCCAGAGTGTTTCAGCTCCGACCAGATGGGAGGCTGGAGCAGacagtttccatggcaacagacAACCAGCCACTGATGCAGCACTTGCACATCACCTACCGCCGGTCATCTTGA
- the bokb gene encoding bcl-2-related ovarian killer protein homolog B, giving the protein MEVLRRSSVFAAEVLDVFDRSLTEKELVSQSKALCRDYMLSRLNQNGLGWSKTELNLSPSNAALAEVSLVLLCLGDELECIQPSLYRNVARQLNISVAMENMVSDAFIGVATEIFSTGITWGKVVSMYAVAGALAVDCVRQGHPSSVHILVDSLGQFVRKFLVPWLKRRGGWVEITKCVVKKDLTPEHHWLSSVIESLKYFLTTMYVYIMKEP; this is encoded by the exons ATGGAGGTCCTGCGGCGGTCCTCTGTGTTCGCTGCAGAGGTCCTGGATGTGTTTGACCGATCGTTGACCGAGAAAGAGCTGGTGTCCCAGTCTAAAGCCTTGTGCAGGGACTACATGCTGTCCAGACTCAACCAGAATGGACTGGGATGGTCCAAAACTGAACTCAACCTCTCTCCCTCAAACGCAGCGCTCGCTGAGGTGTCTCTGGTGCTTCTCTGTCTTG GCGACGAGCTGGAGTGTATACAGCCCAGTTTGTACAGGAATGTGGCACGGCAGCTCAACATCTCTGTTGCTATGGAGAACATGGTTTCAGATGCCTTCATCGGCGTGGCAACAGAGATCTTCTCAACAG GTATAACATGGGGCAAGGTGGTGTCCATGTATGCAGTAGCCGGAGCCCTGGCAGTGGATTGTGTCAGACAGGGTCATCCATCCTCTGTTCACATCTTGGTCGACAGTCTGGGTCAGTTTGTTCGCAAGTTTCTGGTCCCCTGGCTGAAGAGACGAGGAGGATGG gTGGAGATCACAAAATGTGTGGTGAAGAAGGACCTCACCCCCGAGCACCACTGGCTGTCTTCTGTCATCGAGTCCCTGAAATACTTCCTCACTACAATGTACGTCTACATCATGAAGGAACCATGA